A region from the Janthinobacterium agaricidamnosum genome encodes:
- the ssuC gene encoding aliphatic sulfonate ABC transporter permease SsuC has translation MATAAVKRLPGTPWRNVLAPWALPVALLLAWQLAAQWGWLSSRILPEPWAVAKAFWHLAVSGELWLHLKTSLWRATVGFAVGAGLGLLLGLLTGSFRHAETLLDTTLQMVRNIPALALIPLVILWFGIDETAKLFLLAVGVFFPVYLNTFHGIRSADQGLIEMAKSYGLSGWPLYRDVILPAAMPSILVGVRFSLGLVWVLLIVAETISAQAGIGYMTMNAREFLQTDVVLVGILLYALLGKLADMFSRRLERHCLRWNPAYR, from the coding sequence ATGGCGACGGCCGCCGTCAAGAGGTTGCCCGGCACGCCATGGCGGAATGTCTTGGCGCCATGGGCCTTGCCCGTGGCGCTGCTGCTGGCCTGGCAGCTGGCGGCGCAGTGGGGCTGGCTGTCGAGCCGCATCCTGCCCGAGCCGTGGGCCGTGGCGAAAGCCTTCTGGCATCTGGCCGTGTCGGGCGAATTGTGGCTGCACCTGAAGACGAGCTTGTGGCGCGCCACGGTCGGTTTCGCCGTCGGCGCGGGACTGGGCTTGCTGCTGGGCCTATTGACGGGCAGCTTCCGCCACGCGGAAACCCTGCTCGACACGACATTGCAAATGGTGCGCAACATCCCGGCACTGGCCCTGATTCCGCTGGTGATCCTGTGGTTCGGCATCGACGAGACGGCGAAACTCTTTCTGCTGGCCGTCGGCGTCTTCTTTCCCGTCTACCTGAATACCTTCCACGGCATCCGCTCGGCCGACCAGGGCTTGATCGAAATGGCGAAAAGCTATGGCTTGTCCGGCTGGCCCTTGTACCGCGACGTCATCCTGCCGGCCGCCATGCCCTCCATCCTGGTCGGCGTGCGCTTTTCGCTGGGGCTCGTGTGGGTGCTGCTGATCGTCGCCGAAACCATCTCGGCGCAGGCCGGCATCGGCTACATGACCATGAATGCGCGCGAATTCTTGCAAACGGACGTGGTGCTGGTGGGGATTTTGCTGTACGCCTTGCTGGGCAAGCTGGCCGATATGTTCTCGCGCCGGCTGGAGCGCCACTGCCTGCGCTGGAATCCCGCTTACCGCTAA
- a CDS encoding ATP-binding cassette domain-containing protein yields MLLAPIQIETDFLSHFVQYDPASAPPQAKTAPSTPLQRRGVSLELTKLSKSYTSRPVLKNVDLQLEAGEFVAIVGRSGCGKSTLLRSIAGLESIDEGSVAIGSGVGAPDIRIMFQESRLLPWKTVLDNVALGLPRSVGAAAASLWTVGLAERADDWPSALSGGQKQRVALARALVHEPQLLLLDEPLGALDALTRIEMQQLIESLWLARGFTAVLVTHDVAEAVALADRVLLIEDGQITLDVQVDLPRPRQRGHAAFAALEQAILSRVLQPQGQMTAPAR; encoded by the coding sequence ATGCTGCTTGCCCCCATCCAGATCGAAACGGACTTTTTGTCGCACTTCGTGCAATACGACCCGGCCAGCGCGCCGCCGCAGGCGAAGACGGCGCCATCCACCCCTTTGCAACGGCGCGGCGTTTCCCTGGAACTGACGAAGCTGAGCAAATCCTACACCAGCCGCCCCGTGCTGAAAAACGTCGACCTGCAGCTCGAGGCGGGAGAATTTGTCGCCATCGTGGGACGCAGCGGCTGCGGCAAGAGCACCTTGCTGCGTTCGATCGCGGGGCTGGAAAGCATCGATGAAGGCAGCGTCGCCATCGGCAGCGGTGTCGGGGCGCCCGACATCCGCATCATGTTCCAGGAGTCGCGCCTGCTGCCGTGGAAGACGGTGCTCGACAACGTGGCCCTGGGCTTGCCCCGTTCCGTCGGCGCGGCGGCCGCCTCGCTGTGGACGGTGGGCCTGGCCGAGCGGGCGGACGACTGGCCGTCGGCCCTGTCGGGCGGGCAGAAGCAGCGCGTGGCGCTGGCGCGCGCCCTCGTGCACGAGCCGCAACTGCTGCTGCTCGACGAACCGTTGGGCGCGCTCGACGCCTTGACGCGCATCGAGATGCAGCAGCTGATCGAGTCGCTGTGGCTGGCGCGGGGCTTTACGGCCGTGCTGGTGACGCACGACGTGGCCGAAGCGGTGGCGCTGGCCGACCGCGTGCTGCTGATCGAGGATGGCCAGATCACCCTGGATGTGCAGGTGGACTTGCCGCGCCCGCGTCAGCGCGGCCATGCGGCCTTCGCCGCGCTGGAGCAGGCTATCTTGTCGCGGGTGCTGCAGCCGCAGGGTCAGATGACTGCGCCAGCACGATGA